One Pueribacillus theae genomic window, GCTTGGTTTGTGTTTTGGATAAGGCGGATTTGCGGTGCGCTTTGTAAGGTGATTTGCTGGCTCAACTTCAAATCGTGGATTCTCTTTTCAAGCCTCTCCGCAAATTGAACCATATCATTTACAGCTTGAAAATCCATTTGGTCTTGGCTCATTTCTGCTTTTTGTTTAAGCGCCGGTATGATCTTTGTTTCCAGTTCTTCTAATTTTAATTCACCGGCAGCGATATAAATGGTTAGCGCGTGAAAGTAGTCTTTGTTTTCTTCAAATAATTTATTTAAAATCGCGTTGTCTTGTGTTAATGACTGTTTAAATTTATCAAGCTTTACGCTAATGCGATCGATTTGCGCGCCGGTTTTTTGATATTTTGAAAGAATCTCATTGACTGAGTTTGACACCTTTCCAAACATACGGGAGAAGATGTTCCGCTTTTCTGCCTGTAGTTCATTTGGATTCACTTGCTCAAGTTTTTTCATTAATTCCGAAAGCACGTGGCCAATTTCGCCTGTGTCTTTCTTTTGGACATGTTCAAGCATCGTGTGTGAAAAGTTTAACAGCTTTCCTTGGGCCGCAGTTCCGTATTGCGCGATGGCATGCTGGTTTTTCGGGTCGATCTGTTTTGCCAGTTCCATTGCTTTTTCTTTGTCTTCATCCTCAAGCCTTTCAATCCGTTTAACCGGGCGATCACCCGATTTCTGAATTTCCTTGGCTTGTCCATTTTCTTCTTGGATCCCAAATGGATTTGCCAGCAAATCATCAATTTTATCCGTTTGTTTTTGTCCGTTATGCTCGTTCACTTGACGACCTCCTCTCGGTGTCTTTTAATCGATTCACGGATTGCTTTGCTACGTCCAATTCAAAATGTAATGTATCAACGTCATCAACTAACATAGCCCGTAAATCTTCTTCAATTGCTTCATTGATTTGAGAAATCATCTCTCTTGTTTCCCTTAAAGATCTGGAAAGTTCTTTCGTTTTTGCGGGCTGTGAGGATAGAAAGGCATATTTCTCTGTTAATTCAACGAGAGAGTCTAAATGGCTATAGAAAAAACGTTCCGCTTGATAAAAACGCCTCGGTTCTTTTTTTGTGTTTGAATAAATTTTTTGGACCGTACGAATCATGTTGAAATTTTGTTTGATGTGAGAAATCCCCCGCACACTTGTCATTGATTTTCGAAGCCTGACAATTTTCTGCTTCGCTTCTTTTAAATTTTCCTCAATAAATTTGTACTCTCTTCTTGTAAGGCCGTTTTTTCGCAAATGCTGGAAATGTTCGATTTGCTTTAAAGAAAAATAAACAACTCCTCCACCAAGCAAAGCGTAAAAACTAGCCAACAAAAAAGATTGGTGAAAAGCAAAAAAGCTAACCGGCCAAACGATTCCGGCGCTAAAGAAAGCGGCTACCGAACGCAATATAAATTGAAGCAGTGCTTTCATTTATCCCAACTCCCGTTATTTTGCAATTAAAGTCTTCATAGTTCTATTGTAAACGATTCCTTCAAAAAGCAAAATGAAAAAGACAAGCTCCTATTGAACATTTTTAGAATAAGTAGAAAAAGTCATTTTTCCACATTATTTTCCGGTTACCCATAAAATTAAGGCCTTGAAAGAAACCGTATAAAAAAAATCGCCCCCTAAAAGGGAGCGAACAACTGATGTTCATATTAAACCACATATTTCTCTTCTTGAATGATCGCTTCTGCGATTTCGCGCTTTTTGGCGATGACGTTAATTGGGTTGTGGCGTGTTAGTTTGCGAAGGACTGACATCATCATGCGCAAGCTGTCGCCTTCCTCAATGAACAATAGAGATTCTTTTGCGTGTGCTTCAATTTTATTGAATGCTTCCTGGCAGTAAACCTCTGTCAAAAGCAGTTTTATTTTGCTGTTTTCCAGGCCGTCTTTGTTAATCGCCTTTTCCGTACGGAGCACAGCCGATTCCATTGCGTAAATTTCACTTACGATGTCAGCTGCATTTGCAAGAACTTCTTGCTCATCGTTCAATTTTTTGCCAAGCTTTTGCAGCGCCATGCCTGCGACAGACAAGAACACTTTTTTCGCCATTTTGATCAAATATTTCTCCTGGGCTAACGGCTCATCCCCCACTTCTTCAGGCATTAACGCCATGATTTCAGCTTGCAGTTCTTGTGCTTTTTGTAAAAGCGGCAATTCGCCTTTCATCGCTTTTTTCACAAGCGTACCCGGTACAATCAGGCGGTTGATTTCGTTTGTTCCTTCAAAAATACGGTTAATGCGGGAATCACGGTACATTCTCTCAACTTCGTATTCTTGCATATAGCCATATCCGCCGTGAATTTGCACCGCTTCATCAACGACGTAGTCCAAAACTTCAGACGCAAAAAATTTATTTAGTGAGCATTCAATGGCATATTCCGCAATCGCATTGGCTACGGCAGTGCCATCCTCTTTTTCCTCTTCTGAAAGATTTTGGAAGCGCTGCTCAAACAGGCCGACAGTACGGTATGTGGAACTTTCAGCCGCATATGTTTTCACCGCCATATTTGCAAGCTTCTCTTGGATAAGACGGAAATTTGAAATTGGCGTATTAAACTGCTTGCGTTCATTTGCATATTTTGCGGCAAGTTCAATGCCGATTTTCGAACTTCCTACAGCGCCAACAGCAAGCTTGTAACGCCCAACATTTAAAATATTGAATGCGATAACATGGCCTTTGCCAACTTCATAAAGAAGATTTTCCTTTGGCACTTTTGCATCTTCCAAAATCAATGTACGGGTGGAAGAGCTTTTAATTCCCATCTTCTTCTCTTCCACACCGGTAGAAACCCCTTCGAAGTTTCGTTCAACGATAAACGCGCTGAATTTATCGCCGTCAATTTTTGCATAGACGACAAATACATCGGCAAATCCCGAGTTTGTGATCCATTGTTTTTCACCGTTTAAAATGTAGTGAGTACCTTCATCATTCAGCTTTGCCGTCGTTTTTGCACCCAGCGCGTCAGAACCTGAAGAAGGCTCTGTCAGTGCATAAGCGGCAATAAGTTCACCAGTCGCCAGTTTGGGAAGGTATTTTTTCTTTTGCTCTTCATTTCCGAAAAAGACAATCGGCAATGAACCGATGCCGACATGGGCGCCGTGCGTAATGCCGAAGCCGCCAGCTCCGCCCATTTTTTCAGTAATCAAGGCTGAACTGATTTTATCGAGGCCAAGGCCTCCATATCCTTCCGGTACATCGGCGCCTAGCAGTCCGAGTTCACCGGCTTTTTTTAGCAGTTGAACGGAATATTCAAATTCGTGGTTTTCGAGCTTCTCATGGACAGGCTTTACTTCTTTTTCAACATAATCTGCTGTTGTCTTAGCAATCATAAGCTGTTCTTCATTA contains:
- a CDS encoding toxic anion resistance protein codes for the protein MNEHNGQKQTDKIDDLLANPFGIQEENGQAKEIQKSGDRPVKRIERLEDEDKEKAMELAKQIDPKNQHAIAQYGTAAQGKLLNFSHTMLEHVQKKDTGEIGHVLSELMKKLEQVNPNELQAEKRNIFSRMFGKVSNSVNEILSKYQKTGAQIDRISVKLDKFKQSLTQDNAILNKLFEENKDYFHALTIYIAAGELKLEELETKIIPALKQKAEMSQDQMDFQAVNDMVQFAERLEKRIHDLKLSQQITLQSAPQIRLIQNTNQALVEKIQSSILTAIPLWKNQIAIALSLLRQRNAVEAQKQVSKTTNELLLKNAEMLKTNTIETAKENERGLVDIETLKKTQENLIATIEETLRIQAEGRAKRNQAEQDLLSMENELKQKLLEYR
- a CDS encoding 5-bromo-4-chloroindolyl phosphate hydrolysis family protein, whose protein sequence is MKALLQFILRSVAAFFSAGIVWPVSFFAFHQSFLLASFYALLGGGVVYFSLKQIEHFQHLRKNGLTRREYKFIEENLKEAKQKIVRLRKSMTSVRGISHIKQNFNMIRTVQKIYSNTKKEPRRFYQAERFFYSHLDSLVELTEKYAFLSSQPAKTKELSRSLRETREMISQINEAIEEDLRAMLVDDVDTLHFELDVAKQSVNRLKDTERRSSSERA
- a CDS encoding acyl-CoA dehydrogenase family protein; translation: MVEVMKKGGSFLVEDVDAEDIITPEDFNEEQLMIAKTTADYVEKEVKPVHEKLENHEFEYSVQLLKKAGELGLLGADVPEGYGGLGLDKISSALITEKMGGAGGFGITHGAHVGIGSLPIVFFGNEEQKKKYLPKLATGELIAAYALTEPSSGSDALGAKTTAKLNDEGTHYILNGEKQWITNSGFADVFVVYAKIDGDKFSAFIVERNFEGVSTGVEEKKMGIKSSSTRTLILEDAKVPKENLLYEVGKGHVIAFNILNVGRYKLAVGAVGSSKIGIELAAKYANERKQFNTPISNFRLIQEKLANMAVKTYAAESSTYRTVGLFEQRFQNLSEEEKEDGTAVANAIAEYAIECSLNKFFASEVLDYVVDEAVQIHGGYGYMQEYEVERMYRDSRINRIFEGTNEINRLIVPGTLVKKAMKGELPLLQKAQELQAEIMALMPEEVGDEPLAQEKYLIKMAKKVFLSVAGMALQKLGKKLNDEQEVLANAADIVSEIYAMESAVLRTEKAINKDGLENSKIKLLLTEVYCQEAFNKIEAHAKESLLFIEEGDSLRMMMSVLRKLTRHNPINVIAKKREIAEAIIQEEKYVV